The Pseudobacteroides sp. genome has a window encoding:
- a CDS encoding YdcF family protein, which produces MIYFVKFIYQTFILPPGIFIVALLLITIYAFRKKSRVWPVFLSLAIFLYLSSIPLVSDRIIHTMEKRYTPPVEARGDVIIMLGGGATSDTPGVNGPGHLSGYAANRLLTCAQLYRKLEVPIIISGGSVEGVTGSDAVVGRRILMGLGVPEDKIITESESRNTTENANLTKDVLNRYSFKSPILVTSAFHMHRSVIQFEKMNIDVIPYPTDYQTNLKTHFILNDLVPNAEALSKINLTVKEYLGILVSKWY; this is translated from the coding sequence TTGATCTATTTTGTTAAATTTATTTATCAAACATTTATACTGCCGCCGGGCATATTTATTGTAGCACTGCTTCTGATAACAATATATGCCTTTAGGAAAAAATCAAGGGTTTGGCCTGTGTTCCTGAGTTTAGCTATATTTTTGTACCTATCCTCCATTCCCTTGGTAAGCGATAGGATTATTCACACAATGGAAAAGAGATATACTCCTCCGGTAGAGGCAAGAGGGGATGTAATCATAATGCTTGGAGGAGGGGCTACTTCCGATACTCCGGGGGTTAACGGGCCGGGACATTTATCAGGATATGCTGCCAACCGGCTGCTTACATGTGCACAACTGTACAGGAAACTTGAGGTACCTATAATTATATCAGGAGGAAGTGTGGAGGGTGTTACAGGTTCTGATGCAGTTGTAGGGAGAAGAATTCTTATGGGACTTGGAGTACCGGAGGATAAGATAATAACAGAGAGTGAAAGCCGTAATACCACAGAGAATGCAAATTTGACAAAAGATGTTTTGAACAGGTACTCGTTTAAAAGTCCGATTTTAGTGACTTCTGCATTTCATATGCATAGGTCTGTAATACAATTTGAAAAGATGAACATTGATGTGATACCATATCCAACTGATTATCAGACCAATTTAAAAACTCATTTTATTTTAAATGATCTGGTGCCTAATGCAGAGGCACTATCAAAAATAAATCTTACAGTGAAAGAATATTTGGGTATTCTGGTGTCCAAATGGTATTAA